A genomic region of Strigops habroptila isolate Jane chromosome 20, bStrHab1.2.pri, whole genome shotgun sequence contains the following coding sequences:
- the GATAD2A gene encoding transcriptional repressor p66-alpha isoform X1: protein MTEEACRTRSQKRALEREVPHNDVDSKKLKMEKGLLGTEINAEGDMKIKADPGAGKVQGLLKGGEVKATIKVEVQTGDEPVDMSTSKSELKREKRVPSPDVIVLSDNEPSSPRMNGLTKIALKETNTEALMKSSPEERERMIKQLKEELRLEEAKLVLLKKLRQSQIQKETTIQKPAGSSGSAVATPPPLVRGPQSVAAGKPSLQTSSTRIPGTVIPPPLVRGGQQTSSKLGTQQNTQIVMPPLVRGAQQIHNIRQHSSTGPPPLLLAPRASVPSVQIQGQRIIQQGLIRVANVPNTSLLVNIPQASPTSIKGTSVTSAQANATPSSAASMGNAGESPASRQAAAKLALRKQLEKTLLEIPPPKPPAPEMNFLPSAANNEFIYLVGLEEVVQNLLETQGKVSVAVSSREPYMCAQCKTDFTCRWREEKNGIIMCETCMTSNQKKALKAEHTNRLKAAFVKALQQEQEIEQRILQQTSAPVQTKSDPIVQHHSLKQTSSQMSRGPGAPRGVLHAFSQSPKLQNASSAAALGSRPGKHAERPVSKGSAAAWKKTPINTGGALPFVNPSLAVHKSSSAVDRQREYLLDMIPPRSIPQSATWK from the exons ATGACAGAGGAAGCATGCAGGACACGGAGCCAGAAACGAGCGCTCGAACGTGAGGTACCGCACAACGATGTGGAcagcaagaaactgaaaatggagAAAGGACTGTTGGGCACAGAGATCAATGCTGAAGGCGAcatgaaaatcaaagcagatCCTGGAGCTGGCAAAGTGCAAGGGTTATTAAAAGGTGGAGAGGTGAAAGCAACCATTAAGGTGGAGGTTCAGACGGGAGATGAGCCTGTGGACATGAGTACCTCAAAAAG TGAACTAAAGAGAGAGAAGCGAGTCCCCTCCCCGGACGTGATCGTGTTATCTGACAATGAACCTTCCAGCCCTAGGATGAATGGGTTAACCAAAATAGCATTAAAAGAGACCAACACAGAGGCACTCATG aaaagcagcccAGAGGAGCGGGAGAGGATGATTAAACAGCTAAAAGAAGAGTTACGGTTAGAAGAAGCTAAACTTGTGTTATTGAAAAAGCTACGGCAAAGTCAAATCCAGAAGGAGACCACTATCCAGAAG cctGCTGGTTCCTCTGGGAGTGCTGTGGCCACCCCTCCGCCCTTGGTGCGGGGACCGCAGAGTGTTGCTGCTGGCAAGCCATCCCTCCAG ACCTCTTCTACACGGATACCAGGCACTGTTATTCCTCCTCCCTTGGTCCGCGGAGGGCAGCAGACTTCTTCAAAGCTAGGAACTCAGCAGAACACGCAGATAGTGATGCCACCTCTTGTCAGAGGAGCACAG CAAATCCACAACATCCGACAGCACTCCAGCACGGGGCCGCCTCCGCTGCTGCTGGCGCCGCGCGCGTCGGTCCCCAGCGTCCAGATTCAGGGGCAGAGAATCATCCAGCAGGGGCTGATCCGCGTGGCCAACGTCCCCAACACCAGCCTGCTGGTCAACATCCCGCAG GCTTCACCAACTTCAATCAAAGGTACATCCGTGACATCCGCTCAGGCCAATGCTACTCCAAGCAGCGCCGCTTCCATGGGGAATGCTGGTGAGTCCCCGGCCAGCCGGCAGGCCGCCGCCAAGCTCGCCTTGCggaagcagctggagaagacGCTCTTGGAGATCCCTCCTCCCAAACCTCCTGCGCCCGAGATGAACTTCCTGCCCAGTGCAGCCAATAACGAATTCATTTACTTAGTGGGCTTGGAAGAAGTTGTGCAGAATCTGCTGGAAACTCAAG GTAAAGTTTCGGTGGCTGTATCATCTCGTGAGCCCTACATGTGTGCTCAGTGTAAGACTGACTTCACCTGCCgctggagggaggagaagaacGGCATCATTATGTGTGAAACCTGCATGACATCCAACCAGAAAAAGGCCTTGAAAGCTGAGCACACGAACCGGCTGAAAGCTGCCTTCGtaaaagcactgcagcaggagcaggagatCGAGCAGCGGATACTGCAGCAGACCTCAGCTCCTGTACAGACCAAGTCAGACCCTATAGTGCAGCACCACTCGCTCAAGCAG ACTTCTAGCCAGATGTCTCGAGGTCCTGGAGCTCCCCGGGGAGTGTTGCATGCATTTAGCCAGTCACCCAAGTTGCAGAATGCATCGtctgcagcagcacttgggAGTAGGCCAGGTAAGCATGCTGAGAGACCTGTCAGCAAGGGCAGCGCTGCCGCCTGGAAGAAGACTCCCATCAATACAG GTGGGGCTTTACCTTTCGTTAACCCTAGTTTAGCTGTGCACAAGTCCTCCTCAGCAGTAGACCGCCAGCGTGAATATCTCCTGGATATGATTCCCCCACGGTCCATCCCACAGTCCGCCACGTGGAAATAA
- the GATAD2A gene encoding transcriptional repressor p66-alpha isoform X3 produces MTEEACRTRSQKRALEREVPHNDVDSKKLKMEKGLLGTEINAEGDMKIKADPGAGKVQGLLKGGEVKATIKVEVQTGDEPVDMSTSKSELKREKRVPSPDVIVLSDNEPSSPRMNGLTKIALKETNTEALMKSSPEERERMIKQLKEELRLEEAKLVLLKKLRQSQIQKETTIQKTSSTRIPGTVIPPPLVRGGQQTSSKLGTQQNTQIVMPPLVRGAQQIHNIRQHSSTGPPPLLLAPRASVPSVQIQGQRIIQQGLIRVANVPNTSLLVNIPQASPTSIKGTSVTSAQANATPSSAASMGNAGESPASRQAAAKLALRKQLEKTLLEIPPPKPPAPEMNFLPSAANNEFIYLVGLEEVVQNLLETQGKVSVAVSSREPYMCAQCKTDFTCRWREEKNGIIMCETCMTSNQKKALKAEHTNRLKAAFVKALQQEQEIEQRILQQTSAPVQTKSDPIVQHHSLKQTSSQMSRGPGAPRGVLHAFSQSPKLQNASSAAALGSRPGKHAERPVSKGSAAAWKKTPINTGGALPFVNPSLAVHKSSSAVDRQREYLLDMIPPRSIPQSATWK; encoded by the exons ATGACAGAGGAAGCATGCAGGACACGGAGCCAGAAACGAGCGCTCGAACGTGAGGTACCGCACAACGATGTGGAcagcaagaaactgaaaatggagAAAGGACTGTTGGGCACAGAGATCAATGCTGAAGGCGAcatgaaaatcaaagcagatCCTGGAGCTGGCAAAGTGCAAGGGTTATTAAAAGGTGGAGAGGTGAAAGCAACCATTAAGGTGGAGGTTCAGACGGGAGATGAGCCTGTGGACATGAGTACCTCAAAAAG TGAACTAAAGAGAGAGAAGCGAGTCCCCTCCCCGGACGTGATCGTGTTATCTGACAATGAACCTTCCAGCCCTAGGATGAATGGGTTAACCAAAATAGCATTAAAAGAGACCAACACAGAGGCACTCATG aaaagcagcccAGAGGAGCGGGAGAGGATGATTAAACAGCTAAAAGAAGAGTTACGGTTAGAAGAAGCTAAACTTGTGTTATTGAAAAAGCTACGGCAAAGTCAAATCCAGAAGGAGACCACTATCCAGAAG ACCTCTTCTACACGGATACCAGGCACTGTTATTCCTCCTCCCTTGGTCCGCGGAGGGCAGCAGACTTCTTCAAAGCTAGGAACTCAGCAGAACACGCAGATAGTGATGCCACCTCTTGTCAGAGGAGCACAG CAAATCCACAACATCCGACAGCACTCCAGCACGGGGCCGCCTCCGCTGCTGCTGGCGCCGCGCGCGTCGGTCCCCAGCGTCCAGATTCAGGGGCAGAGAATCATCCAGCAGGGGCTGATCCGCGTGGCCAACGTCCCCAACACCAGCCTGCTGGTCAACATCCCGCAG GCTTCACCAACTTCAATCAAAGGTACATCCGTGACATCCGCTCAGGCCAATGCTACTCCAAGCAGCGCCGCTTCCATGGGGAATGCTGGTGAGTCCCCGGCCAGCCGGCAGGCCGCCGCCAAGCTCGCCTTGCggaagcagctggagaagacGCTCTTGGAGATCCCTCCTCCCAAACCTCCTGCGCCCGAGATGAACTTCCTGCCCAGTGCAGCCAATAACGAATTCATTTACTTAGTGGGCTTGGAAGAAGTTGTGCAGAATCTGCTGGAAACTCAAG GTAAAGTTTCGGTGGCTGTATCATCTCGTGAGCCCTACATGTGTGCTCAGTGTAAGACTGACTTCACCTGCCgctggagggaggagaagaacGGCATCATTATGTGTGAAACCTGCATGACATCCAACCAGAAAAAGGCCTTGAAAGCTGAGCACACGAACCGGCTGAAAGCTGCCTTCGtaaaagcactgcagcaggagcaggagatCGAGCAGCGGATACTGCAGCAGACCTCAGCTCCTGTACAGACCAAGTCAGACCCTATAGTGCAGCACCACTCGCTCAAGCAG ACTTCTAGCCAGATGTCTCGAGGTCCTGGAGCTCCCCGGGGAGTGTTGCATGCATTTAGCCAGTCACCCAAGTTGCAGAATGCATCGtctgcagcagcacttgggAGTAGGCCAGGTAAGCATGCTGAGAGACCTGTCAGCAAGGGCAGCGCTGCCGCCTGGAAGAAGACTCCCATCAATACAG GTGGGGCTTTACCTTTCGTTAACCCTAGTTTAGCTGTGCACAAGTCCTCCTCAGCAGTAGACCGCCAGCGTGAATATCTCCTGGATATGATTCCCCCACGGTCCATCCCACAGTCCGCCACGTGGAAATAA
- the GATAD2A gene encoding transcriptional repressor p66-alpha isoform X2: MTEEACRTRSQKRALEREVPHNDVDSKKLKMEKGLLGTEINAEGDMKIKADPGAGKVQGLLKGGEVKATIKVEVQTGDEPVDMSTSKSELKREKRVPSPDVIVLSDNEPSSPRMNGLTKIALKETNTEALMKSSPEERERMIKQLKEELRLEEAKLVLLKKLRQSQIQKETTIQKPAGSSGSAVATPPPLVRGPQSVAAGKPSLQTSSTRIPGTVIPPPLVRGGQQTSSKLGTQQNTQIVMPPLVRGAQQIHNIRQHSSTGPPPLLLAPRASVPSVQIQGQRIIQQGLIRVANVPNTSLLVNIPQASPTSIKGTSVTSAQANATPSSAASMGNAGESPASRQAAAKLALRKQLEKTLLEIPPPKPPAPEMNFLPSAANNEFIYLVGLEEVVQNLLETQGKVSVAVSSREPYMCAQCKTDFTCRWREEKNGIIMCETCMTSNQKKALKAEHTNRLKAAFVKALQQEQEIEQRILQQTSAPVQTKSDPIVQHHSLKQTSSQMSRGPGAPRGVLHAFSQSPKLQNASSAAALGSRPGGALPFVNPSLAVHKSSSAVDRQREYLLDMIPPRSIPQSATWK, encoded by the exons ATGACAGAGGAAGCATGCAGGACACGGAGCCAGAAACGAGCGCTCGAACGTGAGGTACCGCACAACGATGTGGAcagcaagaaactgaaaatggagAAAGGACTGTTGGGCACAGAGATCAATGCTGAAGGCGAcatgaaaatcaaagcagatCCTGGAGCTGGCAAAGTGCAAGGGTTATTAAAAGGTGGAGAGGTGAAAGCAACCATTAAGGTGGAGGTTCAGACGGGAGATGAGCCTGTGGACATGAGTACCTCAAAAAG TGAACTAAAGAGAGAGAAGCGAGTCCCCTCCCCGGACGTGATCGTGTTATCTGACAATGAACCTTCCAGCCCTAGGATGAATGGGTTAACCAAAATAGCATTAAAAGAGACCAACACAGAGGCACTCATG aaaagcagcccAGAGGAGCGGGAGAGGATGATTAAACAGCTAAAAGAAGAGTTACGGTTAGAAGAAGCTAAACTTGTGTTATTGAAAAAGCTACGGCAAAGTCAAATCCAGAAGGAGACCACTATCCAGAAG cctGCTGGTTCCTCTGGGAGTGCTGTGGCCACCCCTCCGCCCTTGGTGCGGGGACCGCAGAGTGTTGCTGCTGGCAAGCCATCCCTCCAG ACCTCTTCTACACGGATACCAGGCACTGTTATTCCTCCTCCCTTGGTCCGCGGAGGGCAGCAGACTTCTTCAAAGCTAGGAACTCAGCAGAACACGCAGATAGTGATGCCACCTCTTGTCAGAGGAGCACAG CAAATCCACAACATCCGACAGCACTCCAGCACGGGGCCGCCTCCGCTGCTGCTGGCGCCGCGCGCGTCGGTCCCCAGCGTCCAGATTCAGGGGCAGAGAATCATCCAGCAGGGGCTGATCCGCGTGGCCAACGTCCCCAACACCAGCCTGCTGGTCAACATCCCGCAG GCTTCACCAACTTCAATCAAAGGTACATCCGTGACATCCGCTCAGGCCAATGCTACTCCAAGCAGCGCCGCTTCCATGGGGAATGCTGGTGAGTCCCCGGCCAGCCGGCAGGCCGCCGCCAAGCTCGCCTTGCggaagcagctggagaagacGCTCTTGGAGATCCCTCCTCCCAAACCTCCTGCGCCCGAGATGAACTTCCTGCCCAGTGCAGCCAATAACGAATTCATTTACTTAGTGGGCTTGGAAGAAGTTGTGCAGAATCTGCTGGAAACTCAAG GTAAAGTTTCGGTGGCTGTATCATCTCGTGAGCCCTACATGTGTGCTCAGTGTAAGACTGACTTCACCTGCCgctggagggaggagaagaacGGCATCATTATGTGTGAAACCTGCATGACATCCAACCAGAAAAAGGCCTTGAAAGCTGAGCACACGAACCGGCTGAAAGCTGCCTTCGtaaaagcactgcagcaggagcaggagatCGAGCAGCGGATACTGCAGCAGACCTCAGCTCCTGTACAGACCAAGTCAGACCCTATAGTGCAGCACCACTCGCTCAAGCAG ACTTCTAGCCAGATGTCTCGAGGTCCTGGAGCTCCCCGGGGAGTGTTGCATGCATTTAGCCAGTCACCCAAGTTGCAGAATGCATCGtctgcagcagcacttgggAGTAGGCCAG GTGGGGCTTTACCTTTCGTTAACCCTAGTTTAGCTGTGCACAAGTCCTCCTCAGCAGTAGACCGCCAGCGTGAATATCTCCTGGATATGATTCCCCCACGGTCCATCCCACAGTCCGCCACGTGGAAATAA